From the genome of Triticum aestivum cultivar Chinese Spring chromosome 3B, IWGSC CS RefSeq v2.1, whole genome shotgun sequence, one region includes:
- the LOC123069447 gene encoding probable receptor-like protein kinase At5g18500, whose protein sequence is MEAPSSSPTLQDHLSQPTGPLHLKVWEVVCIALGVFMAVVFFLTVWLTMRSRKRTRRASANIPVTQIPAISKEIKEVRVEQVPATDFGAHDGVLLTIQDKPSDRESDKVMVHLGVSRSRRGDESHSGSFRYMDKDAGFQSAEEGGSGTFRQASTHGITAPSPLVGLPEFSYLGWGHWFTLRDLELATNRFSKDNIIGEGGYGVVYRGEIVNGTPVAVKRLLNNLGQAEKEFRVEVEAIGHVRHKNLVRLLGYCVEGTQRILVYEYVNNGNLEQWLHGAMSHRGSLTWEARIKILLGTAKALAYLHEAIEPKVVHRDIKSSNILIDDDFDAKVSDFGLAKLLGAGKSHVTTRVMGTFGYVAPEYANTGLLNEKSDIYSFGVVILEAITGRDPVDYGRPANEVNLVDWLKMMVASRRSEEVVDPTIETRPSTRVLKRALLTALRCVDPDSEKRPKMGQVVRMLESDDPIPRVDRRSRHNRGGSTEMDSQRENSDTDKSDNPDSKPSRSRASSSK, encoded by the exons ATGGAGGCGCCTTCGTCATCCCCTACTCTGCAAGATCATCTCTCCCAGCCAACTGGCCCCTTGCATCTCAAAGTATGGGAGGTTGTATGCATTGCCTTGGGAGTGTTCATGGCGGTCGTCTTCTTTTTGACTGTCTGGCTCACTATGCGGAGTAGGAAGAGGACCAGACGAGCATCTGCAAATATCCCAGTCACCCAAATCCCTGCCATTTCCAAGGAAATCAAGGAAGTGAGGGTGGAGCAAGTCCCTGCAACTGACTTTGGGGCGCATGACGGAGTCCTACTAACGATCCAAGACAAGCCTAGTGACCGGGAATCAGACAAGGTCATGGTCCATTTGGGTGTAAGCAGATCGAGACGTGGGGACGAGAGCCACTCAGGGTCATTCCGTTACATGGACAAGGATGCAGGCTTTCAATCAGCTGAAGAAGGAGGGTCGGGAACTTTTCGGCAAGCTTCAACTCATGGAATAACCGCTCCTTCACCTTTGGTTGGCTTGCCAGAGTTCTCCTACCTTGGCTGGGGTCATTGGTTTACTTTGAGGGATTTGGAACTTGCCACTAACCGTTTTTCCAAGGATAACATTATTGGTGAGGGTGGATATGGTGTAGTTTATCGTGGCGAGATCGTCAATGGCACTCCTGTTGCTGTCAAAAGGCTTCTCAATAACCT AGGGCAAGCTGAGAAGGAATTCAGAGTAGAAGTTGAGGCTATTGGTCATGTTCGCCACAAGAACTTAGTCCGTCTTCTTGGTTACTGTGTGGAGGGTACTCAGAG GATACTTGTCTATGAATATGTGAACAATGGAAACCTAGAGCAATGGCTTCATGGAGCTATGAGTCACCGGGGCTCCCTTACATGGGAGGCCCGCATAAAGATTCTTCTAGGGACAGCTAAAGC GCTTGCTTACTTGCATGAGGCAATTGAACCAAAAGTCGTGCACCGTGATATCAAATCCAGCAATATTTTGATTGATGATGATTTTGACGCTAAAGTATCAGATTTTGGTTTAGCGAAGCTTCTTGGTGCCGGCAAGAGTCATGTAACTACTCGGGTTATGGGAACCTTTGG CTATGTGGCACCAGAATATGCAAACACTGGACTGTTGAATGAGAAAAGTGACATTTACAGCTTTGGAGTTGTTATTCTAGAGGCAATTACAGGGAGGGATCCTGTTGACTATGGTCGCCCGGCAAATGAG GTAAATCTGGTTGACTGGTTAAAAATGATGGTTGCTAGCAGGCGTTCAGAGGAGGTGGTGGATCCCACCATAGAGACACGGCCTTCGACAAGGGTTCTGAAGCGTGCACTTCTAACAGCTTTGAGGTGCGTGGATCCGGATTCAGAAAAGAGACCGAAGATGGGTCAAGTTGTGCGGATGCTGGAGTCAGATGACCCAATTCCTCGTGTG GACAGAAGATCGAGGCATAACCGCGGGGGGAGCACCGAAATGGACTCCCAACGGGAGAACTCCGACACGGACAAGAGTGACAACCCAGATTCCAAACCAAGCAGGAGCAGAGCATCATCTTCCAAATGA